A portion of the Pseudoalteromonas luteoviolacea genome contains these proteins:
- the lgt gene encoding prolipoprotein diacylglyceryl transferase: protein MALQFPEIDPIIFTVGPLSVRWYGLMYLIGFAFAMWWANKEADKPNSGWTKDQVSDLLFYGMLGVILGGRIGYVLFYNFSSFLSDPLMLFKVWEGGMSFHGGALGVITAIFIFAWRTNKSPLAVGDFVVPMVPIGLLAGRIGNFINGELWGRQTDVPWAVIFPGVNAGGVPRHPSQLYEAFFEGLVLFLILVWYRKQPRPAGSIAGLFLLGYGVFRFAIEYFREPDAHIGLHAGIISQGQILSLPMIIGGLGLMIWAHRRETVKAA from the coding sequence ATGGCTTTGCAGTTTCCGGAAATCGATCCGATTATCTTTACAGTCGGGCCTCTAAGTGTCCGTTGGTACGGCCTTATGTACTTAATAGGCTTTGCATTTGCAATGTGGTGGGCAAATAAAGAAGCTGACAAACCTAATTCGGGGTGGACCAAAGATCAAGTTAGCGACTTACTTTTTTACGGTATGCTGGGCGTTATTCTGGGTGGCCGAATAGGTTACGTGCTGTTTTATAATTTCTCTTCCTTTTTATCCGATCCGCTCATGTTATTTAAAGTATGGGAAGGTGGCATGTCTTTCCATGGAGGGGCCCTCGGTGTGATAACAGCAATTTTCATTTTTGCATGGCGTACAAATAAATCTCCTTTGGCTGTCGGAGACTTTGTGGTGCCTATGGTACCTATTGGGTTGCTAGCTGGTCGAATTGGTAACTTCATTAATGGCGAGCTTTGGGGTCGTCAAACGGATGTGCCTTGGGCGGTTATATTTCCTGGTGTAAATGCAGGTGGAGTGCCTAGACACCCCTCACAGCTTTATGAAGCTTTCTTTGAAGGCCTTGTATTATTCTTAATTTTAGTTTGGTACCGAAAACAGCCTCGACCAGCAGGCAGCATCGCAGGCTTGTTTTTATTGGGGTACGGTGTCTTTAGGTTTGCCATCGAGTATTTCAGAGAGCCAGATGCGCATATTGGATTGCATGCAGGGATCATCTCTCAAGGCCAAATTCTATCTTTGCCAATGATCATCGGTGGCCTTGGGTTAATGATTTGGGCCCATCGCAGAGAAACGGTCAAAGCAGCTTAA
- a CDS encoding efflux RND transporter permease subunit: MIESIIKWSVSNRFLVLLLTIILTFGGVYSLKQTPVDAIPDLSDVQVIIKTSYPGQAPQVVQDQVTFPLSTAMLSVPGAKTVRGFSFFGDSYVYIVFDDDTDMYWARSRVLEYLNQAASDLPSSAKPQLGPDATGVGWIYIYALTDKTGRHDLSQLRSIQDWFLKYELQTVSGVSEVATVGGMVKQYQVEVDPDKLRAYGIPLSLIEIALKQGNQEMGASVIEMAEAEYMVTATGYIDALADIEQIPLGVSESGTLLTIANVADVRLGPQMRRGIAELNGEGEVVGGIVVMRSGENAQATIEGVKEKLASLESSLPRGVEVVPVYDRSQLIEAAVENLWQKLAEELLVVAVICVAFLFHLRSSAVAVVSLPLGILASFIIMHLQGINANIMSLGGIAIAIGAMTDGAIVMIENMHKHMEKTPLTDENRWEIVTKAACEVGPALFFSLLIITVSFLPVFILEAQEGRMFEPLAYTKTYAMAASAGLAITLVPVLMGYFIRGKVLSESKNPLNRVLIAVYMPVLKQVMRFPKSTIALAVLVTVAGFYPVNKIGSEFMPPLDEGDLMYMPTTYPGISIAKARELLQQTDKLIRTVPEVDNVFGKVGRAETATDPAPLTMIETFIQLKPKSQWREGVTTESLKSELDSLVKFPGLTNAWVMPIKTRIDMLATGIKTPVGIKVAGPDLDVIQQIGQQIEAILPALEGTASVYSERVAGGRYIKVDISRVQASRFGLNIADVQQVVASAIGGKTITQSIEGQERYPVNIRYPQHHRNSPESLAKLPLVTPLGAQISLGDVAHIYIDTGPASIKSENARLNGWTYIDIEGVDVGSYVNNAKVFLAEELDLPSGYSISWAGQYEYMQRAQEKLSYVLPLTLAIIVILLYLNFRAMTEVLMIMVTLPMAMIGGIWLMYLEGFNFSVAVGVGFIALAGVAVEIGVIMLVYLNQALHSLKERASHTGASISLEEYQSALLHGAGLRVRPVMMTVTTIIVGLLPILYGTGAGSEVMSRIAAPLVGGMTSAVVLTLIVLPAIYSLLKRKELDQFNRAFE; encoded by the coding sequence GTGATTGAATCAATTATCAAGTGGTCGGTGAGTAATCGATTTTTGGTGCTGTTACTGACGATTATTTTGACTTTTGGTGGCGTTTATTCGTTAAAACAAACCCCTGTAGATGCCATTCCAGATTTATCTGATGTACAGGTAATTATAAAGACGAGTTACCCCGGACAAGCGCCACAAGTTGTGCAAGATCAAGTCACTTTTCCATTGAGCACCGCTATGCTATCAGTGCCTGGTGCAAAGACAGTGCGTGGTTTTTCTTTTTTTGGAGACTCTTACGTCTACATAGTTTTTGATGATGATACAGATATGTATTGGGCACGCAGTCGCGTACTCGAGTATTTGAATCAGGCTGCCAGTGACCTACCTAGTTCTGCAAAACCGCAGCTTGGGCCGGACGCAACTGGGGTTGGTTGGATCTATATCTATGCATTGACAGATAAAACGGGCCGCCATGACTTGAGCCAGCTACGAAGTATTCAAGATTGGTTTTTAAAATATGAGTTACAGACGGTATCAGGCGTGTCTGAAGTCGCCACTGTCGGTGGCATGGTAAAACAGTATCAGGTAGAAGTTGACCCTGACAAACTGAGAGCTTATGGGATCCCATTAAGCTTGATTGAAATTGCTTTGAAGCAAGGCAATCAAGAGATGGGAGCCTCAGTAATTGAAATGGCTGAAGCCGAATATATGGTAACGGCGACAGGTTACATAGATGCGCTTGCTGATATTGAGCAGATCCCTCTTGGAGTGAGTGAAAGTGGCACGCTTTTGACCATTGCCAATGTGGCTGATGTGCGTTTGGGGCCACAAATGCGCCGTGGCATTGCTGAACTCAACGGTGAAGGGGAAGTGGTCGGCGGTATTGTGGTGATGCGCTCCGGCGAAAATGCGCAGGCGACCATTGAAGGAGTGAAGGAGAAGCTCGCTTCTCTCGAGTCATCTTTACCTAGGGGGGTTGAAGTTGTGCCTGTGTATGATCGCTCTCAATTAATCGAAGCGGCGGTAGAAAACTTATGGCAAAAGTTGGCCGAGGAACTGTTGGTTGTTGCAGTGATTTGCGTGGCCTTTTTATTTCATTTGAGGTCTTCAGCAGTGGCAGTGGTTTCATTGCCACTTGGTATATTAGCGTCATTCATTATCATGCATTTGCAGGGCATTAATGCCAATATTATGTCCTTAGGAGGCATTGCAATAGCCATTGGTGCTATGACAGATGGCGCGATCGTGATGATTGAAAATATGCACAAGCATATGGAAAAAACGCCACTAACAGATGAGAACCGCTGGGAAATTGTCACTAAGGCGGCTTGTGAAGTGGGCCCCGCATTATTTTTCAGCTTACTGATCATTACCGTATCATTTTTACCTGTGTTTATCTTAGAAGCGCAAGAAGGCCGGATGTTTGAGCCACTGGCGTATACTAAGACCTATGCGATGGCCGCATCTGCGGGCTTGGCCATTACGCTTGTGCCTGTATTGATGGGGTACTTCATTCGCGGAAAAGTACTTTCGGAGAGCAAAAACCCGTTAAACCGAGTTTTAATAGCAGTATACATGCCAGTGCTTAAGCAAGTGATGCGCTTTCCTAAAAGTACGATTGCATTGGCTGTGCTTGTCACGGTTGCTGGCTTTTATCCTGTGAATAAGATTGGTAGTGAATTTATGCCGCCCTTGGATGAAGGCGATTTGATGTACATGCCGACCACGTACCCAGGCATTTCTATTGCTAAAGCCCGTGAACTTTTACAGCAAACTGATAAACTCATTCGCACAGTCCCAGAAGTTGACAATGTTTTTGGTAAAGTTGGACGCGCAGAAACCGCAACGGATCCTGCGCCATTGACAATGATCGAAACCTTCATTCAATTAAAGCCAAAGTCTCAATGGCGAGAGGGTGTAACAACAGAAAGCTTAAAATCGGAGTTGGACAGTTTGGTTAAGTTTCCCGGTTTAACTAATGCTTGGGTAATGCCGATAAAAACGCGCATAGACATGTTGGCAACGGGGATCAAAACGCCTGTGGGCATCAAGGTTGCAGGTCCTGACTTGGACGTTATTCAGCAGATTGGTCAGCAAATTGAGGCAATTTTACCTGCATTAGAGGGAACGGCGTCCGTTTATTCTGAGCGGGTCGCCGGAGGCCGTTATATTAAAGTCGACATTTCTCGTGTACAAGCCAGTCGCTTTGGGTTAAATATTGCGGATGTTCAGCAGGTGGTAGCCAGTGCCATTGGTGGGAAAACCATTACTCAATCTATAGAAGGACAAGAGCGATACCCTGTGAATATTCGCTATCCTCAGCATCACAGAAACTCCCCTGAATCGTTAGCTAAGTTGCCTTTGGTGACGCCATTAGGCGCACAAATCTCACTCGGTGATGTTGCACATATTTATATTGATACTGGGCCCGCAAGCATCAAAAGCGAAAATGCGCGGCTTAATGGTTGGACATACATTGATATAGAAGGTGTTGATGTTGGCTCTTATGTGAATAATGCAAAAGTATTCTTAGCAGAAGAGTTGGACTTGCCTTCTGGCTATTCTATCTCTTGGGCTGGTCAATACGAATATATGCAAAGGGCGCAAGAGAAATTATCTTATGTATTGCCTTTAACGTTGGCAATCATTGTTATTTTGCTATATCTGAATTTCAGAGCCATGACAGAAGTTTTGATGATTATGGTGACACTCCCTATGGCCATGATTGGTGGGATATGGCTGATGTACTTAGAAGGATTCAACTTTTCTGTTGCGGTTGGCGTAGGGTTCATAGCGTTGGCAGGTGTAGCAGTGGAAATTGGGGTAATAATGCTGGTGTATTTAAACCAAGCACTCCACTCTCTCAAAGAGCGGGCTTCGCATACAGGCGCTTCAATTTCTCTCGAAGAGTATCAAAGTGCTCTACTTCATGGTGCTGGTCTCAGAGTGAGGCCCGTTATGATGACAGTGACGACCATTATTGTCGGATTGCTACCGATTTTATACGGTACTGGTGCAGGCTCTGAAGTGATGAGTCGAATTGCAGCGCCTTTGGTTGGTGGCATGACGAGTGCTGTGGTGCTGACATTGATTGTGTTACCTGCAATTTATAGTCTATTGAAACGAAAAGAGTTAGATCAGTTTAATAGAGCATTTGAATAA
- a CDS encoding efflux RND transporter periplasmic adaptor subunit, with the protein MSTPVVKIIMALTVGIVIGAGVVALRDSHHTMVDIQKSDADEKKPLYWVAPMDANYRRDQPGKSPMGMDLVPVYEESQGENKFGPGVVKISPHVVNNLGVRTGKVTLGALQQDINTVGYVQYDEHRLVHIHPRVDGWVDNLYVKAVGDEVEQGQALYDLYSPELVNAQKEMLVALNQADKQLIDAARKRLRALKISTDFIEQLIKTKQVRQTVTFYTPQSGVVKNLKIREGYYVQPGTTMMSIGQLDHVWVEAAVFEREASLIEAGLPVVMTLDYMPSRTWHGQVDYVYPNLDGESRTLRVRIKFENTDKALKPNMFARILIKPKNTKNTILVPKESVIRTGLQNRVVLALGEGQFKSVGVEIGHIDETHIEIISGLSEGETVVTSAQFLIDSESSKSSDFKRITLDEKPTSVWMQGNVHSVHEQSRKINVTHGPVAAWSWPEMTMDFDVAQAVDIEELKAGQTLHFEVTQLESGRYQVTEIHIMSEPTIPTATVKGVINHISRRDRTLNITREAIEKWNRAAATMDFLVDESLPLADFKVAQEITFTFEVRDDLVIVDIKGLNSSEHNTHAGH; encoded by the coding sequence ATGAGTACACCAGTTGTAAAAATAATAATGGCGCTGACAGTAGGCATTGTGATTGGCGCAGGTGTTGTTGCATTGCGCGATAGTCATCATACGATGGTTGATATTCAGAAAAGCGACGCGGATGAAAAAAAGCCGCTTTACTGGGTTGCTCCAATGGATGCGAATTACCGTCGCGATCAACCCGGTAAATCGCCAATGGGCATGGACCTTGTTCCCGTTTATGAAGAGTCTCAAGGAGAAAACAAATTTGGACCTGGGGTGGTAAAAATCTCTCCTCATGTGGTTAATAATCTTGGAGTTAGAACGGGCAAAGTGACATTAGGCGCATTACAGCAAGATATTAATACTGTGGGTTATGTGCAATATGATGAACATAGGTTAGTTCACATTCACCCTCGTGTAGATGGCTGGGTAGATAATCTATATGTGAAGGCTGTTGGTGATGAGGTTGAGCAAGGGCAGGCTCTTTATGATTTGTACTCACCTGAGTTGGTTAATGCGCAAAAAGAAATGTTGGTTGCGCTGAATCAAGCTGACAAGCAATTGATAGATGCTGCACGCAAGCGCCTACGTGCCCTTAAAATATCGACTGACTTTATTGAGCAATTAATAAAAACTAAACAAGTACGTCAAACAGTCACCTTTTATACACCACAATCAGGGGTTGTTAAAAACCTTAAGATCCGTGAAGGCTACTATGTGCAGCCAGGAACAACCATGATGAGCATAGGGCAGCTAGATCATGTTTGGGTAGAGGCGGCAGTATTTGAACGTGAAGCAAGTCTTATTGAAGCCGGGTTGCCCGTTGTGATGACGTTAGACTATATGCCTAGCAGAACGTGGCATGGTCAGGTCGATTACGTGTACCCTAACTTGGATGGAGAAAGCCGTACTTTACGCGTGCGAATCAAATTTGAGAATACGGATAAAGCCCTCAAGCCTAATATGTTTGCCCGGATCCTGATTAAACCTAAAAACACCAAAAATACAATTCTGGTACCAAAAGAATCTGTGATCAGAACCGGCTTACAAAATCGAGTGGTATTAGCATTGGGAGAAGGACAGTTTAAGTCAGTTGGGGTCGAAATTGGCCACATCGATGAAACGCATATTGAGATTATATCCGGATTAAGCGAAGGTGAAACTGTAGTGACTTCCGCGCAGTTTTTGATTGATTCGGAGTCGAGTAAAAGCTCTGACTTTAAGCGTATAACACTCGATGAAAAGCCAACATCAGTATGGATGCAAGGGAATGTGCACAGCGTACATGAACAGAGTCGAAAGATCAATGTAACACATGGGCCTGTTGCAGCGTGGAGTTGGCCTGAGATGACGATGGACTTTGATGTTGCACAAGCGGTCGATATCGAGGAATTAAAAGCGGGACAAACACTACATTTTGAAGTGACTCAGCTTGAGTCGGGCCGCTATCAAGTGACGGAAATACATATTATGTCTGAGCCTACAATTCCGACAGCGACCGTCAAAGGTGTGATTAATCATATTTCTCGCCGTGACCGCACGCTAAACATCACTCGTGAAGCGATAGAGAAGTGGAACAGAGCTGCTGCAACCATGGATTTTTTGGTGGATGAATCACTGCCACTAGCAGATTTTAAAGTTGCTCAGGAAATCACGTTTACTTTTGAGGTCAGAGACGACTTAGTCATCGTTGACATAAAAGGCCTTAACAGTAGTGAGCATAATACTCATGCTGGTCATTGA
- a CDS encoding DUF411 domain-containing protein, whose protein sequence is MFKFKFVTYVLFIVAICNFHNAAQAQHNVEQPRLKVYKTPTCGCCIKWLSHLSQQGIAHQVYDLPDLGGVKSQLNIKPRYQSCHTGVSDGGYVFEGHVPAKFIKQFLAAPVKGAIGLSVPAMPLGSPGMEVGQRFHPYQILVLMADGSSQVFTEISTYKEQF, encoded by the coding sequence ATGTTTAAATTTAAGTTTGTCACGTACGTGTTATTCATTGTTGCCATATGCAACTTTCATAATGCAGCTCAAGCACAACACAATGTTGAGCAACCACGACTCAAGGTATACAAAACGCCGACATGTGGGTGTTGTATTAAATGGTTAAGTCATTTGTCTCAGCAAGGTATCGCCCATCAAGTTTATGACTTGCCTGATTTAGGTGGAGTGAAGAGTCAATTAAACATTAAGCCTCGTTATCAGTCTTGCCATACTGGTGTGAGTGATGGTGGTTATGTGTTTGAGGGCCATGTACCGGCTAAATTCATCAAGCAATTTTTAGCAGCACCGGTGAAAGGCGCTATTGGTTTATCTGTGCCTGCTATGCCACTTGGATCACCGGGTATGGAAGTCGGTCAACGTTTTCACCCGTATCAAATATTGGTGTTGATGGCTGATGGCAGTAGTCAAGTATTTACTGAAATAAGTACATATAAGGAGCAGTTTTAA